From the genome of Thermofilaceae archaeon:
GGTAGGTCTGAAGCTGCCTGACTCCAGTGCCGTCGGAGACGACAATACCCTCAAAACCCCACTCATCCCTAAGGATCCTACGAAGAAGCCAGCTGTTCGCGTGGCACGGGACCCCGTCGATCTCGTGGTACGCCGGCATAATCGCCGCTAAACCAGCCTCCTTCACGGCCGCCTCGAAGGGATACAGCACCGCCTCCCTGAACTCCCTCTCGCCCACTCGCACAGGTGCTGTGTTCCTGCCGCCCTCTGAGAAGCCGTGGCCAGCGAAGTGCTTCCCCGTCGCTAAAACGCCGTTCCGCAGGCTCCCCTGCACGCCCTTCACGTAGGCGACGCCGATAGCCGCAGCCAGGTAGGGATCCTCACCGTAGGTTTCCTCCGTCCTACCCCACCTCGGGTCCCAGCTGAGGTCAAGCACGGGGGCGAGAACGTGCCTGCAGCCCACGGCTAGAGCCTGCCTCCGGATCTCCTCCGCCACCCTCTGCACCAGCTCGGGGTCCCACGTGGCGGCTAGCGCGATCGCCTGCGGGAAGCAGGTTGCGGTTGGAGCCATGAGCCCGGCGAGCGACTCCTCGAATACGATCGCGGGGATCCTGAGCCTAGTCTCCTCAACGAGGAACCTCTGCACCTCGTTAACAAACCTAGCCGCCTCCTTCGGCGAGAAACCCAGCCGACTGCCGGAAACCCTCCTGATCCAGCCGATACCGTTCGAGAGGAGCCTCCTAGCCTTCTCGCGCGAGAAGGATCTACCCTCGACCAAATCCTCGACGGGGACGGAGAGCAGCTGCGCAACCTTCTCCTCCAGCGTCATCCGCGAGAGGAGATGTTCAACAGCCTTCGAGATTTCCAGTTGCGCCACTTGCTGATCGATTACGTAATGGTAAAAATGAATTGCTCAGCGCCCGCCTTTCTTAACGAGACGAACACCGTCAGAGCGGTAAATACCGGTACGATGGTTAAGATGATTAAGCGCCCGAGCATCAAGGTTTCCGCGTCTATTCATCAAATCAGTTCCGAGTCCGCCGACGAGCCTGTTTCTAACCCCACCCAACGTGTCATCCCTAGAAAATCCCGTCTAAGCTGTCAACTTCCTGAAAGCTGCATGTTACCAACTACGAATGGGGGGTCCACTCGGTAGCCTAGCTGAGCGATCACTAGGATCGCCTCTGAAATTACTAATCGATGTTACCGAAGGAGCTCGCAGGGCGTATGCTAGGTGAGTTTATTTAGCCTGCAAAACCCTCTTCTTCCAGTCAATGTAGTGTAGCAGATCATCGCGGATCGAGGTTAAGAAGTCCTTCGCGCACGCCTTGTGGTCTATCGTCCACTCGCCTGTTGCCGAGTGAGCCACAACCCTCACAGTCTCCCCCGGCTCCCTCGGGAGGAGGATCTTGGCCAGGTACATAGCCGCCCTCTCCGACCTGAAGCTGACTAGCGCCTCGATCTCGTCTATCCTCCCGTCCCTCCTCCTGACATCAACCCTCATGTAGATCGGACCCCAACCCACCGGCGGAGCCCTATGAACGAGGGATTGAACGTAGCGGGCGAACTCCTCCGCGTCGCCCGTTATCCTCAGGGGCACGTACGCTTCCGCCATATCCTGGTAGACCTTCACCTCGGCGGACTTCCTCAGCATGAGGCGGCTCGGTACTACTTTAAGCGCCGCTTCTCTAGCGGGCAGCACGCTCCCGATCACGGAGGGCAGCAGGGCGACTAGAACGCTCATCAGAGCTGGGCTGAAGGGCGAGGGTTTGACGGCTACGACTCTCACCGGAACGAGGCTCTGGAAGAACTGGCCAAGGATGAAGCCGGCAACTCCGCCGAGGATGCCGTAGCTGAGCCCTTCGATCAGCACGAGAGCTGAGACGTAGGCGGGGCTGGCTCCCAGCGCGCTGACGGTTGAGTACTCCTTCCCCCTCTCGTACATCGAGCCGAGCAGCGAGATCGCCACTACAGCGGCGGAAAGGAGGAGGACGATCATGAACTCCGGAACCGCTGTGGCTTGGACGAACTCACCCACGATCACAAGGCAGGATGTTGCAGACCCGTCAGCCTCGCAGACTCTGAACGATTCGTACACGTACGTGGTTATCTGGGCGCCGCCGGAGGTCGTCATGTTGCCGCTCCACACGTAGCTCATCCTGACGAGCTGATCCCTCAAACCTGCTGGAGGGTCACCCTCTAGCAGCAGCTTGTACACTTGCAGCCCGGGTGGAGCAAGCTCGAGCGGCACGATGATGATGCCTTGGGATTGCGCTTGCGGTAGCTCGAGAAGCGGAGTCCCGTCCAGAAGGACTGGGGGCTGGTCGTCACTGAAGATGCTCGCAACGGGGGTTGGGCGCCCCGCGACTCTGATCGTGGATCCGACGGTGACGTTCAACCTATCCGCTAGGCTCCGGGAGACAGCGGCTCCGCTCAAGCTGATGGCATCTGTAGCAACGATCGTAGCCAGCGCCCTCGACTCCCCGTGCAGCACAATGGAGAGCCCAGCTTTAACCGTGTAAACCCTCTTCACCCATCCAGCCTCCGTCAGCCACTTCACTTCGCCCGTTGTTAAGGGCACGTAGCTCTCCGTGACGATGTACTCGTTGGCCTGGTCAAGCCCCCTGAAGATGTACATCGTCGTTGTCACGTGCCTGCTCACGCTTAAACCCCTGAAGCTGGACTGGTAGGTTTCCTCTCTCGTTACGGTCGTCGAACCCAGCGCTAGGAAAGCCGTGGCTACAGCTGTTACGACAGCCACCGTCGCGATTGTTAAGATGGCCCTGAGCTTCCTCCTCCTCATGCTCCTGACGGAGTACCAGAAGAAGTCGCTCAGCGCCGTACCCTTCGCCCCAAGCACGAAGGCGCCTATGATCGCTAAGCCCAGCGTAGCAGTCAGCAGGGAGGTAATCATCGATGAGGGGGAAGCCCTCTGCAGCACGCTAGGATCGAGGTAGAGGAGAGCGAGCCTGGCGTACGGTACGAGAGCCACCTCTGCCAGGGAGAGGAGCCCGAAAACCGCTGCTGCTACAACCCCCTTCCTCCGCTCAAACAGGTTGCCCACGATGAGGGAGAGGAACAGCGTGAATGTCAGTAGGAACAGGAAGGAGGGAACGCTGTCCGCCTTAGCCTGGCTCAGAGAGTCGAGAGCCGATGCCGCTTTCGCCAACCCCCTCTCGAGCAGGGCTTGCCCGACTAGGAACTCGCCAGCCTTGAACGCATCCTCGCTCCCCTTAAGTGCGATGACGGCAAACTCCACGTCGCTCAGGTACGCTTCAGCGTCGAAGCCAACCTTTGAGAGAAGCCCCCTTTCGTTCGCCAGGTAGGACTCGAGGTTCTCCCGGAGCCCTCTCACAGCGAAGTAGGCGAGGCTGGCGTTTGGATCCCCGTACCGAACTGGGAATGTTGTGACGAGGCCACGCGCAAAACCGGGCCTTTGGGCCACCCCATAGCTCACAACC
Proteins encoded in this window:
- a CDS encoding glycoside hydrolase family 3 protein, which translates into the protein MAQLEISKAVEHLLSRMTLEEKVAQLLSVPVEDLVEGRSFSREKARRLLSNGIGWIRRVSGSRLGFSPKEAARFVNEVQRFLVEETRLRIPAIVFEESLAGLMAPTATCFPQAIALAATWDPELVQRVAEEIRRQALAVGCRHVLAPVLDLSWDPRWGRTEETYGEDPYLAAAIGVAYVKGVQGSLRNGVLATGKHFAGHGFSEGGRNTAPVRVGEREFREAVLYPFEAAVKEAGLAAIMPAYHEIDGVPCHANSWLLRRILRDEWGFEGIVVSDGTGVRQLQTYHRVAGDDLEAAIKALEAGVDIELPHPDCYRRLIDAVREGLVSEKRVDEAAARVLRVKALLGLFENPYVDESSVPDVLDNPEARKLAREAARKSVVLLENRGILPLKARRIAVVGPCADDPLCMLGDYHYAAHLGLDTPAVEVVTVLEGIKRLAPSGTEIYYARGCGILTEDRSGFREAIEAAEKAEAIVAVLGERSGGFWLG
- a CDS encoding ABC transporter permease, encoding MSKAAVVALLVCTLIATVFAQPQRQLVIRVTGDIPDDLTLRLRLTSDDRAWDLECVPQGGVCRLDVESVPLTVSRIVTPPGFAVVEVRGVTAATFSGELWFWFRPQTGFIGLVPTREGIAANLNVLPREEGGALTIDVEVRRAQVVAINLNQTIGGLTLYAPVRWRYNLSEENGTLLIVVPRGFDVQMAADIDERSSLGRVLARVVSYGVAQRPGFARGLVTTFPVRYGDPNASLAYFAVRGLRENLESYLANERGLLSKVGFDAEAYLSDVEFAVIALKGSEDAFKAGEFLVGQALLERGLAKAASALDSLSQAKADSVPSFLFLLTFTLFLSLIVGNLFERRKGVVAAAVFGLLSLAEVALVPYARLALLYLDPSVLQRASPSSMITSLLTATLGLAIIGAFVLGAKGTALSDFFWYSVRSMRRRKLRAILTIATVAVVTAVATAFLALGSTTVTREETYQSSFRGLSVSRHVTTTMYIFRGLDQANEYIVTESYVPLTTGEVKWLTEAGWVKRVYTVKAGLSIVLHGESRALATIVATDAISLSGAAVSRSLADRLNVTVGSTIRVAGRPTPVASIFSDDQPPVLLDGTPLLELPQAQSQGIIIVPLELAPPGLQVYKLLLEGDPPAGLRDQLVRMSYVWSGNMTTSGGAQITTYVYESFRVCEADGSATSCLVIVGEFVQATAVPEFMIVLLLSAAVVAISLLGSMYERGKEYSTVSALGASPAYVSALVLIEGLSYGILGGVAGFILGQFFQSLVPVRVVAVKPSPFSPALMSVLVALLPSVIGSVLPAREAALKVVPSRLMLRKSAEVKVYQDMAEAYVPLRITGDAEEFARYVQSLVHRAPPVGWGPIYMRVDVRRRDGRIDEIEALVSFRSERAAMYLAKILLPREPGETVRVVAHSATGEWTIDHKACAKDFLTSIRDDLLHYIDWKKRVLQAK